Proteins from a genomic interval of Anolis sagrei isolate rAnoSag1 chromosome 1, rAnoSag1.mat, whole genome shotgun sequence:
- the LOC132761450 gene encoding RNA-binding protein with serine-rich domain 1-A-like has translation MDNRAKEEGGTLHATSQEKAQAREREKRKRKRSRSRSSSISSTTSSSSSTSSSSRSSSGSSASRSSSSSSSRDASKSKSKKRKKEKHNKKKRKKDKLKKKKEKKRKKDKSGPVQLSKYLKDKRKNQNYSMITGKKIKMKIKKSKKDKERDRNRAELLDFLNSAL, from the exons ATGGATAACAGAGCTAAAGAGGAAGGTGGGACACTGCATGCAACATCACAAGAGAAGGCACAAGCTAGAG agagagagaagagaaagcgAAAACGCAGTAGAAGCAGGtcctcttccatttcttccaCAACATCATCGAGTTCTTcgacttcttcttcttcaaggTCTTCTTCAGGATCCTCCGCTTCACGTAGCAGCAGCAGTTCAAGTAGTAGAG ATGCTTCTAAATCCAAatcaaagaagaggaaaaaggaaaagcacAACAAAAAG aagaggaaaaaagataagttgaagaaaaagaaagaaaagaaaagaaagaaagataagtcTGGCCCTGTCCAGCTTTCTAAG TACTTGAAAGATAAAAGGAAGAATCAAAACTACAGTATGatcacaggaaaaaaaattaagatgaaAATAAAGAAGAGTAAAAAGGATAAAGAG CGTGATCGAAACCGTGCTGAACTTCTTGATTTCTTGAACTCCGCTTTGTAA